A genomic stretch from Streptomyces venezuelae ATCC 10712 includes:
- the fabG gene encoding 3-oxoacyl-ACP reductase FabG, with protein sequence MSTTEQRVAVVTGAARGIGAATALRLAAEGRAVAVLDLDEAACKDTVEKITAAGGRALAVGCDVSDSAQVEAAVVRVAAELGAPTILVNNAGVLRDNLLFKMSESDWDLVMNVHLKGAFLMAKACQKHMVDAGFGRIVSLSSSSALGNRGQANYAAVKAGLQGFTKTLAKELGKFGITANAVAPGFIVTEMTAQTAERVGMGFEDFQAAAASMIPVQRVGRPEDVANAIAFFAGDDAGFVSGQVMYVAGGPLN encoded by the coding sequence ATGTCCACCACCGAGCAGCGCGTAGCCGTCGTCACGGGTGCCGCACGGGGCATCGGGGCCGCCACGGCGCTCCGCCTCGCGGCCGAGGGCCGCGCCGTCGCCGTTCTCGACCTCGACGAGGCGGCCTGCAAGGACACCGTCGAGAAGATCACCGCGGCGGGCGGCCGGGCCCTCGCGGTCGGCTGCGACGTCTCCGACAGCGCCCAGGTGGAGGCCGCCGTCGTGCGGGTCGCCGCCGAGCTCGGCGCGCCGACGATCCTCGTCAACAACGCGGGCGTGCTCCGCGACAACCTGCTCTTCAAGATGTCCGAGTCGGACTGGGACCTCGTCATGAACGTGCACCTCAAGGGTGCCTTCCTGATGGCGAAGGCCTGCCAGAAGCACATGGTCGACGCGGGCTTCGGCCGGATCGTCTCGCTGTCCTCCTCCTCGGCGCTCGGCAACCGAGGCCAGGCCAACTACGCGGCCGTGAAGGCCGGACTGCAGGGCTTCACCAAGACCCTGGCCAAGGAGCTCGGCAAGTTCGGCATCACCGCCAACGCCGTCGCCCCCGGCTTCATCGTGACCGAGATGACCGCGCAGACCGCCGAGCGCGTCGGCATGGGCTTCGAGGACTTCCAGGCCGCCGCCGCGTCCATGATCCCGGTGCAGCGGGTCGGCCGCCCCGAGGACGTCGCCAACGCCATCGCCTTCTTCGCGGGCGACGACGCCGGCTTCGTCTCCGGCCAGGTCATGTACGTGGCCGGCGGCCCGCTCAACTGA
- the cmlC gene encoding 4-amino-4-deoxyprephenate dehydrogenase CmlC, which produces MSGFPRSVVVGGSGAVGGMFAGLLREAGSRTLVVDLVPPPGRPDACLVGDVTAPGPELAAALRDADLVLLAVHEDVALKAVAPVTRLMRPGALLADTLSVRTGMAAELAAHAPGVQHVGLNPMFAPAAGMTGRPVAAVVTRDGPGVTALLRLVEGGGGRPVRLTAEEHDRTTAATQALTHAVILSFGLALARLGVDVRALAATAPPPHQVLLALLARVLGGSPEVYGDIQRSNPRAASARRALAEALRSFAALIGDDPDRAEDPDRADDPDRTDNPGHPGGCDGAGNLDGVFEELRRLMGPELAAGQDHCQELFRTLHRTDDEGEKDR; this is translated from the coding sequence ATGAGCGGCTTCCCCCGGAGCGTCGTCGTCGGCGGCAGCGGAGCGGTGGGCGGCATGTTCGCCGGGCTGCTGCGGGAGGCGGGCAGCCGCACGCTCGTCGTCGACCTCGTACCGCCGCCGGGACGGCCGGACGCCTGCCTGGTGGGCGACGTCACCGCGCCGGGGCCCGAGCTCGCGGCCGCCCTCCGGGACGCGGACCTCGTCCTGCTCGCCGTACACGAGGACGTGGCCCTCAAGGCCGTGGCGCCCGTGACCCGGCTCATGCGACCGGGCGCGCTGCTCGCCGACACCCTGTCCGTCCGGACGGGCATGGCCGCGGAGCTCGCGGCCCACGCCCCCGGCGTCCAGCACGTGGGCCTCAACCCGATGTTCGCCCCCGCCGCCGGCATGACCGGCCGGCCCGTGGCCGCCGTGGTCACCAGGGACGGGCCGGGCGTCACGGCCCTGCTGCGGCTCGTCGAGGGCGGCGGCGGCAGGCCCGTACGGCTCACGGCGGAGGAGCACGACCGGACGACGGCGGCGACCCAGGCCCTGACGCACGCCGTGATCCTCTCCTTCGGGCTCGCCCTCGCCCGCCTCGGCGTCGACGTCCGGGCCCTGGCGGCGACGGCACCGCCGCCCCACCAGGTGCTGCTCGCCCTCCTGGCCCGTGTGCTCGGCGGCAGCCCCGAGGTGTACGGGGACATCCAGCGGTCCAACCCCCGGGCGGCGTCCGCGCGCCGGGCGCTCGCCGAGGCCCTGCGCTCCTTCGCCGCGCTGATCGGCGACGACCCGGACCGCGCCGAGGACCCGGACCGCGCCGACGACCCCGACCGCACCGACAACCCCGGCCATCCCGGGGGATGCGACGGCGCCGGGAACCTCGACGGCGTCTTCGAGGAACTCCGCCGGCTCATGGGACCGGAGCTCGCGGCGGGCCAGGACCACTGCCAGGAGCTGTTCCGCACCCTCCACCGCACCGACGACGAAGGCGAGAAGGACCGATGA
- a CDS encoding cation:proton antiporter gives MTTHQTAMIMMGLAVVLALAHVLGRLARRCGQPAVLGEILAGILLGPTLFHGALSDAVFPTDVRPMLSTLGNLGVALFMFLVGLELDHRLLRGNKRAAVGVSVGSIVCSFGLGAVLAVWLWNAHPVGDRLGFVLFLGAAMSITAFPVLARILTDRGIQHTRVGALAMASAAAGDVVAWLLLAAVLTFTGSQSSWQVLLVLPYAVAMVAVVRPLLGRYLTAREPGGTGAGGHGRGVAGGERGVAGRGQGVAGGEQGTDRPGAGERGPGAGPLGVLTVLLLVSGALSEWFGLHFIFGAFLAGAIVPRQGTERLRAAVADRFEAVTWMLLPAYFTVAGLKVDLSTVDADGLGELGLILLVAVGGKFGGAYLGARAAGRPGRSATTLGILMNTRGLTELIILGVGLQLGLLDTDLYSLMVVMALVTTAMTAPLLRWAYPRQMVDADLRELAAEWEAAVPRPQAARAGGGKPSGAKR, from the coding sequence ATGACGACCCACCAGACAGCCATGATCATGATGGGGCTCGCGGTGGTCCTCGCACTGGCGCACGTGCTCGGGCGCCTCGCACGGCGATGCGGCCAGCCGGCCGTCCTCGGCGAGATCCTCGCCGGCATCCTGCTCGGTCCGACGCTGTTCCACGGCGCCCTCTCGGACGCCGTTTTCCCCACGGACGTCCGGCCAATGCTCAGCACCCTGGGAAACCTCGGCGTCGCGCTGTTCATGTTCCTCGTCGGCCTCGAACTCGACCACCGGCTGCTGCGCGGGAACAAGCGCGCCGCGGTCGGGGTGTCCGTGGGATCGATCGTCTGCTCGTTCGGACTCGGCGCCGTGCTGGCGGTGTGGCTGTGGAACGCCCACCCGGTCGGCGACCGGCTCGGCTTCGTGCTGTTCCTCGGCGCGGCCATGTCCATCACGGCCTTCCCGGTCCTCGCCCGCATCCTCACCGACCGGGGCATTCAGCACACGCGGGTCGGCGCGCTGGCCATGGCGAGCGCGGCCGCCGGTGACGTCGTCGCCTGGCTGCTGCTCGCGGCCGTCCTCACCTTCACGGGCAGCCAGAGCTCCTGGCAGGTGCTCCTCGTCCTGCCGTACGCCGTGGCCATGGTCGCGGTGGTACGGCCGCTCCTCGGCAGGTACCTGACCGCCCGCGAGCCGGGCGGAACGGGTGCGGGCGGGCACGGGCGGGGCGTGGCCGGGGGAGAACGGGGCGTGGCCGGGCGCGGGCAGGGCGTGGCCGGGGGTGAGCAGGGCACGGACCGGCCGGGGGCGGGCGAGCGCGGGCCGGGGGCCGGGCCGCTCGGGGTTCTCACGGTGCTGCTGCTCGTCTCCGGCGCGCTGAGCGAGTGGTTCGGACTGCACTTCATCTTCGGCGCGTTCCTCGCGGGCGCGATCGTGCCGCGCCAGGGCACCGAGCGGCTGCGCGCGGCGGTCGCCGACCGGTTCGAGGCGGTCACCTGGATGCTGCTGCCCGCCTACTTCACCGTCGCCGGGCTGAAGGTGGACCTGAGCACGGTCGACGCGGACGGACTCGGCGAGCTCGGCCTGATCCTCCTCGTGGCGGTCGGCGGCAAGTTCGGCGGCGCCTACCTGGGAGCGCGGGCCGCGGGCAGGCCCGGACGGTCGGCGACGACACTGGGCATCCTCATGAACACCCGCGGTCTCACCGAACTCATCATCCTCGGCGTCGGCCTGCAACTGGGGCTCCTCGACACGGACCTGTACTCCCTGATGGTCGTCATGGCCCTCGTCACCACCGCCATGACCGCGCCCCTGCTGCGCTGGGCGTACCCGCGCCAGATGGTCGACGCGGACCTGCGGGAGCTGGCCGCCGAATGGGAGGCCGCGGTGCCGCGCCCCCAGGCCGCCCGCGCCGGCGGCGGGAAGCCGTCGGGGGCGAAGCGGTGA
- a CDS encoding Cmx/CmrA family chloramphenicol efflux MFS transporter, which translates to MPFAIYVLGLAVFAQGTSEFMLSGLVEDMAADFGVSLQAVGSLTSAFAVGMIIGAPLVAMLSLRWPRRRALLAFLITFLLAHVVGALTNSFEVLFVTRVIAALANAGFLAVGLATAASMAGPQAKGRATSILLSGVTLACIAGVPLGAVLSEVWGWRSAFWGVAIISAPAVFAVLWSVPATPVDPSAPSVRHELRALRTPKVGVTLLLGALVNGATFCSFTYLAPVITNVTELSSGWVPATLALFGIGSFVGVNVGGRLADTRPGQVLAVGGAALLAGWLVFALTAGNPVVALVLVFVQGALSFGVGSTLIAQALYTASDAPTLAGGFATAALNVGAAAGPALGGLALGAEFGYRSPLVVSAVLVATALVLAGVARAAGVTGAKADAAATENPPTGRPVEARS; encoded by the coding sequence ATGCCATTCGCCATCTACGTTCTCGGGCTGGCCGTATTCGCCCAGGGAACGTCGGAATTCATGCTGTCCGGGCTCGTGGAGGACATGGCCGCCGATTTCGGCGTGTCCCTCCAGGCCGTCGGCTCACTCACCTCGGCCTTCGCGGTCGGAATGATCATCGGCGCACCGCTGGTCGCGATGCTGAGCCTGCGCTGGCCGCGCCGCCGGGCGCTGCTCGCGTTCCTCATCACGTTCCTCCTCGCGCACGTCGTCGGCGCTCTCACCAACAGCTTCGAAGTCCTCTTCGTCACGCGGGTGATCGCCGCACTGGCCAACGCGGGCTTCCTCGCCGTCGGCCTCGCCACCGCGGCGAGCATGGCCGGGCCGCAGGCGAAGGGCCGGGCGACGTCGATCCTGCTCAGCGGCGTCACCCTCGCCTGCATCGCCGGTGTCCCGCTCGGCGCCGTCCTCAGCGAGGTCTGGGGCTGGCGCTCGGCGTTCTGGGGGGTCGCGATCATCTCCGCCCCCGCGGTCTTCGCGGTGCTGTGGTCCGTGCCGGCGACGCCCGTCGACCCCTCGGCTCCCAGCGTCCGCCACGAACTGCGGGCGCTCCGCACGCCCAAGGTGGGCGTGACGCTGCTGCTCGGGGCGCTGGTCAACGGCGCGACGTTCTGCTCGTTCACGTACCTCGCGCCGGTCATCACCAACGTGACGGAGCTGAGCTCCGGTTGGGTGCCGGCCACGCTCGCGCTGTTCGGCATTGGTTCCTTCGTCGGGGTCAACGTCGGCGGCCGGCTCGCGGACACCCGTCCCGGCCAGGTCCTCGCGGTCGGTGGTGCGGCCCTCCTCGCCGGCTGGCTGGTGTTCGCCCTCACGGCCGGGAACCCGGTCGTGGCGCTCGTCCTCGTCTTCGTCCAGGGCGCGCTGTCGTTCGGCGTGGGCTCCACGCTGATCGCGCAGGCCCTCTACACGGCGTCGGACGCCCCCACGCTCGCCGGTGGCTTCGCCACCGCCGCGCTGAACGTCGGCGCCGCCGCCGGGCCCGCCCTGGGCGGTCTCGCCCTGGGCGCCGAGTTCGGTTACCGCTCGCCGCTGGTGGTGAGCGCCGTGCTCGTCGCGACCGCGCTCGTCCTGGCGGGCGTGGCCCGGGCCGCCGGTGTCACCGGCGCCAAGGCCGACGCCGCCGCCACGGAGAACCCGCCCACCGGGCGTCCGGTGGAGGCCCGTTCCTGA
- a CDS encoding ParB/RepB/Spo0J family partition protein, which produces MSTISDLRQASTFDIDIHTLLPADSPRFALDQAHVRALAESETEFPPILVHRATLRVIDGMHRVRAAKLRNRDTIGARWFEGDEQAAFLLAVESNTRHGLPLSSDERKQAALRILRTHPHWSDRSIAERTGWSATGVGALRRDIADPDARPEARVGRDGRVRPSTTAEGRRVAAEVIRRNPDASLREIARQAGISVGTARDVRHRLAEGRPAVPDGRRADAPPADPVAAPPGPGPDEDRTGRGGAPDLARRITLFDGLRNDPSLRLSESGRLVLQRLHAQLRTTEEWKRLAPTIPLHGRSAVADILSACADDLKGMARELRCVEDSLTDHAASGSERRPDAGPA; this is translated from the coding sequence ATGTCCACGATTTCGGATCTACGACAGGCGTCGACCTTCGACATCGACATCCACACCCTGCTGCCGGCCGACTCGCCGCGCTTCGCGCTCGACCAGGCGCACGTACGGGCGCTCGCGGAGAGCGAGACCGAGTTCCCCCCGATCCTGGTGCACCGGGCGACCCTGCGGGTCATCGACGGCATGCACCGGGTGCGGGCCGCGAAGCTGCGCAACAGGGACACCATCGGCGCGCGCTGGTTCGAGGGCGACGAGCAGGCGGCCTTCCTGCTCGCCGTGGAGTCCAACACGCGGCACGGGCTCCCGCTCTCCAGCGACGAGCGGAAACAGGCGGCGCTGCGGATATTACGTACCCACCCCCACTGGTCCGACCGCAGCATCGCCGAGCGGACCGGCTGGAGCGCCACCGGCGTCGGCGCCCTGCGCCGGGACATCGCCGACCCGGACGCGCGGCCGGAGGCGCGGGTGGGGCGGGACGGCCGGGTCCGCCCGTCCACCACGGCCGAGGGCCGCCGGGTGGCGGCCGAGGTGATCCGGCGGAATCCGGACGCCTCTCTGCGGGAGATCGCCCGGCAGGCCGGGATCTCCGTGGGCACCGCCCGCGACGTGCGCCACCGGCTGGCCGAGGGGCGGCCGGCGGTTCCCGACGGTCGCCGTGCCGACGCTCCCCCCGCCGATCCCGTCGCCGCGCCGCCGGGGCCGGGGCCGGACGAGGACCGTACGGGGCGAGGGGGCGCGCCCGACCTCGCCCGCCGCATCACCCTCTTCGACGGGCTCCGCAACGATCCCTCGCTCCGGCTCAGCGAGAGCGGACGGCTGGTCCTGCAGCGCCTGCACGCGCAGCTGCGGACCACCGAGGAGTGGAAGCGCCTCGCCCCGACCATCCCCCTGCACGGCCGGAGCGCGGTGGCCGACATCCTGTCCGCCTGCGCGGACGACCTCAAGGGGATGGCCAGGGAACTGCGGTGCGTCGAGGACTCCCTGACCGACCACGCCGCGTCCGGAAGCGAGCGGCGGCCGGACGCGGGCCCGGCCTGA
- a CDS encoding 3-deoxy-7-phosphoheptulonate synthase: protein MHATTTLAALTGRTAAQQPYWPDPDAVDTVERELAGLPVLTPEDEVVDLMNGMALVARGAALLVQGGDCAERFHEAVPDLVRRKVDNLQGLAAIMRAGSGLPAVALGRIAGQYGKPRSSPFETEESGAGRKMPSYCGDAVNEPEFEPAARTPEPRRLLTAYTCSQIVLDEIRRSWSGRPVLERVYTSHELLLLPYERPLVREGAHGTYSGSAHFGWIGERTRREDGAHVALAQAVHNPVGVKLGPTVSPEDAVALSRSLNPEGVPGRLTFIVRFGAKEVDELLPPVVRAVARHGAPVVWLCDPMHGNGLKLAGHKTRLIEPMRAETAAFVRTLREHGQWPAGLHLELTPDPVTECVSELDRPPRFTDYRSTCDPRLNPEQSADMVTHFLSLL, encoded by the coding sequence ATGCACGCGACCACGACGCTCGCGGCCCTGACCGGGCGGACGGCGGCACAACAGCCCTACTGGCCCGACCCGGACGCCGTCGACACGGTGGAGCGGGAGCTGGCCGGACTGCCCGTCCTCACCCCCGAGGACGAGGTCGTCGACCTGATGAACGGGATGGCGCTGGTCGCCCGCGGCGCGGCGCTCCTCGTCCAGGGCGGCGACTGCGCCGAACGCTTCCACGAGGCCGTGCCCGACCTGGTCCGGCGCAAGGTCGACAACCTCCAGGGCCTCGCCGCGATCATGCGGGCCGGCAGCGGGCTGCCCGCGGTGGCCCTCGGCCGGATCGCCGGCCAGTACGGGAAGCCGCGCTCCTCGCCGTTCGAGACCGAGGAGTCGGGCGCGGGCCGGAAGATGCCCAGCTACTGCGGCGACGCCGTCAACGAGCCCGAGTTCGAACCGGCCGCCAGGACCCCGGAACCCCGCAGGCTCCTCACCGCGTACACCTGCTCGCAGATCGTCCTCGACGAGATCCGGCGCTCCTGGTCGGGCCGGCCCGTCCTGGAACGGGTCTACACCTCGCACGAGTTGCTGCTGCTGCCGTACGAGCGGCCGCTGGTGCGCGAGGGCGCCCACGGTACGTACAGCGGTTCCGCGCATTTCGGCTGGATCGGCGAGCGCACCCGCCGGGAGGACGGCGCCCACGTCGCCCTCGCCCAGGCCGTACACAACCCCGTAGGCGTCAAGCTGGGGCCGACGGTGTCGCCGGAGGACGCGGTCGCCCTGAGCCGGTCGCTGAACCCGGAGGGCGTACCGGGACGGCTGACGTTCATCGTGCGCTTCGGCGCCAAGGAGGTGGACGAGCTCCTGCCGCCGGTCGTCCGTGCGGTCGCCCGGCACGGCGCACCGGTCGTCTGGCTCTGCGACCCGATGCACGGCAACGGGCTGAAACTGGCCGGTCACAAGACCCGGCTGATCGAGCCGATGCGCGCCGAGACCGCCGCCTTCGTACGGACGCTCCGGGAGCACGGGCAGTGGCCCGCGGGCCTCCACCTGGAGCTCACCCCGGACCCGGTCACCGAATGCGTGTCGGAGCTCGACCGGCCGCCGCGGTTCACGGACTACCGGTCCACCTGCGACCCCCGGCTGAACCCCGAGCAGTCGGCGGACATGGTCACCCATTTCCTCTCCCTGCTCTGA
- a CDS encoding MAB_1171c family putative transporter has product MLSSYLTGFGTWLAYPGCLCICLAALLRAAPSLRSADQRGLWLAVATAGVAMVLDLPVVTGTARDLTGTGHAVDLVRNLTGVVSAGAVLFFVSAPVGSRRLRAGLFGATGTVMVVLTVLDLTAPAHPAHSVIAAGGPAPSFAYWLTLIGTHMVANTVCLIVCCWYGLRTDDRLLATALWLFAAGTAFAGLFWTGRLLRLVLDVEWVWPYLPLMINLHAVLRATAILVPTFVALARAVTDARTVWRLWPLWHALVGAVPHVVLTGRRTRLLELLWPPIPRRLLAYRKLIEIRDAMLELDHYVPSGLTPLARDHVRRHGLTPAQADAAVLACVMKEARRAKLAGVPRCAMEEEPFPRGAAPLLLTRQDHPTTLTAEKTHLMDLARAYTSPPARSFTPTPTAHAAATARGD; this is encoded by the coding sequence GTGCTGAGCTCGTATCTGACCGGGTTCGGCACCTGGCTCGCGTACCCCGGCTGCCTCTGTATCTGTCTCGCCGCGCTCCTCCGCGCGGCGCCGTCCCTGCGCTCCGCCGACCAGCGCGGGCTGTGGCTTGCGGTGGCCACGGCGGGCGTGGCGATGGTCCTCGACCTGCCCGTCGTCACCGGGACGGCACGGGATCTGACCGGCACCGGCCACGCCGTCGACCTGGTGCGGAACCTCACTGGCGTCGTCTCGGCGGGCGCCGTCCTGTTCTTCGTCTCGGCCCCCGTCGGGAGCAGACGACTACGGGCCGGACTCTTCGGCGCCACCGGCACGGTGATGGTCGTCCTGACGGTCCTCGACCTCACCGCCCCGGCGCATCCCGCCCACTCGGTGATCGCGGCCGGCGGCCCGGCGCCGTCCTTCGCCTACTGGCTGACGCTGATCGGGACGCACATGGTGGCCAACACGGTGTGCCTGATCGTCTGTTGCTGGTACGGGCTGCGCACCGACGACCGGCTGCTGGCGACGGCCCTCTGGCTCTTCGCCGCGGGCACCGCGTTCGCCGGGCTTTTCTGGACCGGACGGCTGCTGCGGCTCGTCCTCGACGTGGAATGGGTCTGGCCGTACCTCCCGCTCATGATCAACCTGCACGCGGTGCTGCGCGCGACGGCCATCCTCGTCCCGACCTTCGTCGCACTGGCCCGCGCGGTGACCGACGCCCGCACGGTGTGGCGCCTCTGGCCCCTCTGGCACGCCCTGGTGGGTGCCGTCCCCCACGTCGTCCTGACCGGGCGCCGCACGAGACTGCTCGAACTCCTCTGGCCGCCGATCCCGCGGCGACTGCTCGCCTACCGCAAGCTCATCGAGATCCGGGACGCCATGCTGGAGCTCGACCACTATGTGCCCTCGGGGCTCACGCCGCTGGCTCGTGACCACGTCCGGCGCCACGGCCTCACCCCCGCCCAGGCCGACGCGGCGGTCCTGGCCTGTGTCATGAAGGAGGCCCGCCGGGCGAAACTCGCAGGCGTCCCGCGCTGCGCCATGGAAGAAGAACCGTTTCCGCGCGGAGCGGCCCCCCTGCTCCTCACCCGCCAGGACCACCCGACGACCCTCACGGCCGAAAAAACCCACCTGATGGACCTGGCCCGCGCCTACACCTCACCCCCGGCCCGCTCCTTCACCCCCACCCCGACCGCCCACGCGGCAGCCACGGCCCGAGGCGACTGA
- a CDS encoding DUF3037 domain-containing protein yields MTDRDVFEYALLRVVPRVERGEFFNAGVVVYCRARSFVAARTHLDETKLTALDPSADVTGVRAALRAVEGVCLGGDAAGQAARDDAGRRFRWLIAPRSTVVQPGPVHTGLTADPEAEVERLLDLLVR; encoded by the coding sequence GTGACCGACCGCGATGTCTTCGAGTACGCGCTGCTGCGGGTCGTGCCCCGGGTGGAGCGCGGCGAGTTCTTCAACGCCGGTGTGGTCGTCTACTGCCGCGCCCGGTCGTTCGTGGCCGCGCGGACGCACCTGGACGAGACCAAGCTGACGGCGCTGGACCCGTCCGCCGACGTGACGGGCGTACGGGCCGCGCTGCGGGCCGTCGAGGGGGTCTGTCTGGGCGGGGACGCGGCGGGACAGGCCGCCCGCGACGACGCGGGCCGGCGCTTCCGCTGGCTGATCGCGCCGCGTTCCACCGTCGTCCAGCCGGGCCCCGTCCACACGGGCCTCACCGCCGACCCGGAGGCCGAGGTGGAGCGGCTGCTCGACCTGCTGGTGCGCTGA
- the cmlD gene encoding 4-amino-4-deoxychorismate mutase CmlD, with protein sequence MTEQNELQRLRAELDALDGTLLDTVRRRIDLGVRIARYKSRHGVPMMQPGRVSLVKDRAARYAADHGLDESFLVNLYDVIITEMCRVEDLVMSRESLTAEDRR encoded by the coding sequence ATGACCGAGCAGAACGAGCTGCAGCGGCTGCGCGCGGAGCTCGACGCCCTCGACGGGACGCTTCTGGACACGGTGCGGCGCCGCATCGACCTCGGTGTCCGCATCGCGCGGTACAAGTCCCGGCACGGCGTCCCGATGATGCAGCCCGGCCGGGTCAGCCTGGTCAAGGACAGGGCCGCCCGCTACGCCGCCGACCACGGCCTCGACGAATCGTTCCTGGTGAACCTCTACGACGTGATCATCACGGAGATGTGCCGCGTCGAGGACCTGGTGATGAGCCGGGAGAGCCTGACGGCCGAGGACCGGCGGTGA
- a CDS encoding 4'-phosphopantetheinyl transferase family protein, whose product MTPTLLTGLVPEAALTAEEFGDVPDAWIFPEEAAVLHRAADRRRREFATVRHCARLALTSLGRPAGPMVPGERGAPSWPEGVVGSMTHCDGYRAAAVSRRIDVAALGIDAEPHAPLPPGLLRRIASPTERAHLTELSRALPALHWDRLFFSAKESVYKAWFPLTGTWLDFREAELVLDPYRQTFRARLLRTGHDDEGRPLHTLHGRWRVGRRLVVTAVAHRVAAAALGGAGAAATAGRR is encoded by the coding sequence GTGACGCCGACGCTCCTGACCGGGCTCGTACCGGAAGCGGCGCTGACCGCCGAGGAGTTCGGGGACGTCCCGGACGCCTGGATCTTCCCGGAGGAGGCGGCCGTGCTGCACCGGGCGGCGGACCGCCGGCGCCGGGAGTTCGCCACCGTACGGCACTGCGCACGGCTCGCCCTGACCTCCCTCGGCCGGCCCGCCGGGCCGATGGTGCCGGGCGAGCGGGGCGCGCCGAGCTGGCCGGAGGGCGTGGTGGGTTCGATGACCCACTGCGACGGCTACCGCGCGGCCGCTGTGTCCCGCAGGATCGACGTCGCCGCCCTCGGCATCGACGCCGAACCCCACGCACCGCTGCCGCCGGGCCTGCTCCGGCGGATCGCGTCACCCACCGAGCGGGCCCACCTGACCGAACTGTCCCGGGCCCTGCCCGCGCTCCACTGGGACCGGCTGTTCTTCAGCGCCAAGGAGTCGGTGTACAAGGCGTGGTTCCCGCTGACCGGGACCTGGCTGGACTTCCGCGAGGCCGAGCTGGTCCTCGACCCGTACCGGCAGACCTTCCGCGCCCGTCTCCTCCGCACCGGCCACGACGACGAGGGGCGACCACTCCACACCCTCCACGGCCGATGGCGGGTCGGCCGCCGCCTGGTCGTCACCGCCGTGGCCCACCGGGTGGCGGCCGCCGCCTTGGGGGGAGCGGGCGCCGCCGCTACGGCGGGGCGGCGGTAG
- a CDS encoding HipA family kinase, with protein sequence MLTEVTATRYVTPLREGGSLPGIVEADDLGTYVMKFTGAGQGRKTLVAEVVCGQLARRLGLRVPELVTIQLDPVIGLSEPDQEVQELLKASGGLNLGMDFLPGSLGFDPLAYEVDPKEAGKVVWFDAVINNVDRSWRNPNMLVWHGDLWLIDHGATMIWHHNWPGAQASAAKPYDASDHALAPFGPDVAAAAAELAPLVTRELLEEVAADVPDEWLVDEPGFDSTDEVRAAYVSALLPRAATIHERITLGPRSERRPQQPPGWLAERLAPRTHSTEKDSTT encoded by the coding sequence ATGCTTACCGAAGTGACAGCGACCCGCTACGTCACGCCCTTGCGCGAGGGCGGCTCGCTCCCCGGGATCGTCGAGGCCGACGATCTCGGCACGTACGTCATGAAGTTCACCGGCGCCGGGCAGGGGCGGAAGACCCTGGTCGCCGAGGTCGTCTGCGGGCAGCTCGCGCGGCGGCTCGGGTTGCGGGTGCCTGAGCTCGTCACCATTCAGCTCGACCCGGTCATCGGGCTCTCCGAGCCCGATCAGGAGGTGCAGGAGCTGCTCAAGGCGAGTGGCGGGCTCAATCTGGGCATGGACTTCCTGCCCGGCTCGCTGGGCTTCGACCCGCTCGCGTACGAGGTCGACCCGAAGGAGGCCGGGAAGGTCGTCTGGTTCGACGCGGTGATCAACAACGTCGACCGGTCGTGGCGCAACCCGAACATGCTCGTCTGGCACGGCGACCTGTGGCTCATCGACCACGGCGCCACCATGATCTGGCACCACAACTGGCCCGGTGCGCAGGCCTCCGCCGCCAAGCCGTACGACGCCTCGGACCACGCGCTCGCCCCGTTCGGGCCGGACGTCGCCGCCGCGGCCGCCGAGCTGGCGCCGCTTGTCACCCGCGAGCTGCTCGAGGAGGTCGCCGCCGACGTCCCCGACGAGTGGCTGGTCGACGAGCCCGGTTTCGACAGCACGGACGAGGTGCGCGCCGCGTACGTCTCCGCGCTGCTGCCGCGCGCCGCCACCATCCACGAGCGGATCACCCTCGGTCCGCGCAGCGAGCGCCGGCCGCAGCAGCCTCCCGGCTGGCTCGCCGAGCGCCTCGCTCCCCGGACGCACTCCACCGAGAAGGACAGCACCACGTGA